In Marixanthomonas ophiurae, one genomic interval encodes:
- a CDS encoding SixA phosphatase family protein — MKKLFAFCILSVLLFSCVDRKQPKPNTDIPDITTYYLIRHAEKDRTNPDNKNPDLNEKGIARAAIWSKVFQDVKFDEIYSTDYKRTQQTVSAISLQSDVKLTPYSPDHLYSEDFKMRTQGKTVLVVGHSNTTPQFVNKIIEENRYPDMDDNDNGTLYIVTVVGDKTKVQVLVID; from the coding sequence ATGAAAAAGCTATTTGCATTTTGTATTCTATCCGTTTTATTGTTTTCCTGTGTTGACAGGAAGCAGCCAAAACCAAATACTGACATTCCAGATATTACCACCTATTATTTAATACGTCACGCCGAAAAAGATCGAACCAACCCAGACAATAAAAACCCAGACCTCAACGAAAAAGGAATTGCTCGTGCTGCTATATGGAGCAAGGTGTTTCAAGATGTAAAATTTGATGAAATTTATTCAACCGACTATAAACGCACCCAACAAACAGTTTCAGCTATATCGTTACAGAGCGATGTGAAACTCACACCTTATTCGCCCGATCATTTATATAGTGAAGATTTTAAAATGCGAACGCAAGGTAAAACCGTTTTAGTAGTGGGTCATAGTAATACGACGCCCCAATTCGTAAATAAAATTATAGAAGAAAATCGCTATCCAGATATGGATGATAATGACAACGGTACCTTATACATAGTAACAGTAGTTGGTGATAAAACAAAAGTGCAAGTGCTTGTTATTGATTAA
- a CDS encoding CsbD family protein: MNSDQLKGKWNQIKGNVKQKYGIEMNDEEAYSEGKYDEIVGKIQEKTGKAKEDVKKEIDSW; encoded by the coding sequence ATGAACTCAGATCAATTAAAAGGAAAATGGAACCAAATTAAAGGAAACGTTAAACAGAAGTATGGTATTGAAATGAACGATGAAGAAGCCTACTCTGAAGGAAAGTACGATGAAATTGTTGGTAAAATCCAAGAAAAAACGGGTAAAGCAAAGGAAGATGTTAAAAAAGAAATTGATAGCTGGTAG
- a CDS encoding DUF6503 family protein has translation MKKLAFLLLLITIVSCKDSKTETNDATNSEENITAQTIIDKAIEKACDGNCDHAEVSFTFRDKVYKSKRLQGAYTFERITNDSTGLIRDELSNEGFIRSVNDIVLELADTTALKLSNSVNSVHYFAQLPYGLNAPAVQKQLIGKDTIKGEPYFEVKVTFTKEGGGTDHDDEFMYWIHQKNFTVDYLAYSYIVNEGGIRFREAYNPRVVEGIRFVDYKNYKAEDLNTPLSDLDDLFENHKLPLLSKIENKNIEVKLLNQ, from the coding sequence ATGAAAAAATTAGCCTTTCTTTTACTGCTCATCACGATAGTATCTTGTAAAGATTCGAAAACGGAAACAAACGATGCAACGAATTCTGAAGAGAACATAACAGCTCAAACCATTATAGATAAAGCCATTGAAAAGGCTTGCGACGGAAATTGCGACCACGCTGAAGTATCATTCACTTTTAGAGATAAAGTATATAAAAGCAAACGGTTACAAGGTGCTTACACGTTTGAAAGAATAACAAACGATTCTACCGGTCTAATTAGAGACGAACTGAGCAACGAAGGATTTATCCGCTCCGTAAACGATATCGTATTAGAGTTAGCCGATACAACAGCTTTAAAATTAAGCAATAGTGTAAATTCAGTTCATTATTTTGCACAATTGCCGTATGGATTAAATGCACCAGCAGTTCAAAAACAATTAATAGGAAAAGACACTATAAAAGGCGAGCCGTATTTCGAAGTAAAAGTGACCTTTACTAAAGAAGGCGGTGGTACCGATCACGATGATGAGTTTATGTATTGGATACATCAAAAAAACTTTACAGTAGATTATTTAGCGTACAGCTATATTGTTAATGAAGGTGGCATTCGTTTTCGCGAAGCTTATAATCCTCGCGTTGTTGAAGGAATCCGTTTTGTAGATTACAAAAACTATAAAGCTGAAGATTTAAACACCCCATTATCAGATCTTGACGATCTTTTCGAAAATCATAAACTACCTTTGCTCTCCAAAATTGAAAATAAAAACATAGAGGTAAAACTGCTTAATCAATAA